The window AGCGCGCGATTTCCGGACAATTCGCTGATCCGGGTGTGAAACGCACGGTCGCATTCGACGAAAGCATCGATGGCGCTGGCGCCGGCGTCGGCCCGGCTGTGGTCATCCAGGATCTGCTGCAACTCCCTGGCATCGGCCTCCGTCGCGCGAATGGCGGCAAGACGGGCGATCTCGCCCTCGACGGCAAGCCGCGCATCGAGGAACTCGAGAATCTGGCTGATCGAGTCGGGCTGGATGATCACGCCCTTGCGCGGCACCACGTCGATCAGGCCCTCGAGCTGCAGGCGCTGCAGCGCCTGGTGCACAGGGGTGCGCCCGAGATTGAGCAGTTTGCAGATCGCGCCTTCGTTCAGGTACTGGCCGGGCAGGAAATAGAGCGTGATCACCTTTTCCTTGATGGCCTGATAAGCCTGCTCGGTTAGCGAGGCGCCCGCGCCATCCCGTTCCGGTTTTTTCCCGGCCCGCGCCTTGACGGTTGCCTTCGATTTCTGAGCCTTCGCCATCACTGCCGACGTGTCCTCGACCTGGGTATCGTGCTGAATATCTTGAGCGATATCAGATCCCCCGAGTCTCGTCGAGCCGGCTTCCTCGCCTCCCGCCCCATCGTTGCGACCGTTGCCCATCGCGCTATTTTCGATCCAGCGATTGCGGATTATCGCACCAGATCGCCTTGAGCTGTGTCGGCGTCACGCCGGACAATTGCCGTCGCGGCTCGAGCAAGCCCATGGGAAACGGCCAGTCCGATCCGAACAGGATTTTGTCCTCACCAAACACATACCCAGCCAGTTCAAGGGCCTCTGCATCATGGGCGATGCAATCGACGCAGAAGCGGCGCAACGCCCGGCCGGGCGCCTCCCGCTTGGGATCGAGCCCCGGCCGCGCTGTCGCATGCCCCTGCTCCCAACGCGCCGCGAGCATAGCGGTGGCACCACCGGCATGCGCGAGACAGATCGTCATGTCCGGATACTGCTCCAGCACGCCTGCGAACACGAGGTGCGAGGCGGCAATCGCGGTCTCCATGGGATTGCCGAGCAAGTTATGCAGATAGAACGCATCAAGCCGGGGATCACATCCCTCCCCCGGGTGCAGAAACAGAAAACCAGATGCGGCATGAAGCGCCTGCCACAGGGGATGATAATCCGGCGCCGACAGCACGCGCTCGACGCCGCCAGCGGACATCGAGAAGCGCACATGCCCCTGCGCGATCGCCGCGGCGGCGGTTTCAACCGCGATCGATGGATGTTCGACTGGCAGATGTAGCAGCGGCGACAGACGTGGCGCATGTTTGCTGACCATGGTGGCAAGGCCATCATTGAGCGCCCGGATCCAGGCGGCGGCTTCATCCGCCGGCAGATGCGGCCGATAGGCGGGTGGCGGAATCGACACCCACGCATGCGCAACGTCATGCGCGTCCATCCATGCCAGCAACTGTTTCACATGAAACAGGCTCTTGATGCCGACAGCATGGCCATCGATGCTCAATTTCTGGGTATCGGAATCCCACACCACGCCGTCGAATCGCGACAGCGCGCCGTCATGAACGGGAATCAAGTGGGTGTGGACATCCAGGTCGATCTTCATGGCAACGAATTCCTACACGCTTAGTCGATCTTGAGGCCGGCTTTGCCGATGACGTCTTTCCAAGCGGCCGTCTCGACCTCGATTCGCCGCGCCAGTTCGGCTGAGCCTTCGCCGGTCACGGAAATTCCGGCCGCCGCGAGTTTTTGCCTGACTTCCGGATCGTTCAAGGCGCCGACAACCGCCTGCTCGATCGCCGCGCGCAATCGCTCCGGCGTGCCCTTCGCCACCAGCACCGCGAACCAGGCGCTGCTGTCGAAGCCGGGCAGCGCGGCCTCGTCGACGGTCGGCACGTCGGGCAGCAACGGCGTGCGCCGCGTGGTGGTCACTGCCAGCGCCCTGAGCTGGCCCGCCCGCACCTGCTCCAGCACGGTGGGCAGATTATCGAACATCAGTTGCACCTGACCGCCGACAAGATCCGTCACCGCAGGCATGCTGCCCTTGTAGGGAATGTGGACGATGTCGACACCGGCGCGCTGTGCGAACATCAGCCCAGTCAGATGACCGTTCGAGCCGATCCCCTGCGAGGCGAAGTTCAAGGTGCCAGGCCTTGCCTTTGCCAGAGCGATCAGTGCTTTCAGATCGGCGGCGGGAACCGCCGGATTGACCACGATGACGTTCGGCACGAAGCCGGTCCGCGTGATCGGGGCGAGATCACGCAGAGTCTCATAACCGAGGTTTCGATAGAGCAGCGGATTCAGCACGAGGGCGCTGGAGGCGATGGCCAGAAGCGTGTGACCATCGGCCGGTGCACGAACGACCGCGTTGACGCCGATCCCGCCATTGGCACCGGGACGGTTGTCGACCACCACCGGCTGCCGCCAAGTCTCGCCAAGCTTCTTGGCCAGCAACCGCGCAATGATGTCGCTGGTGCCGCCCGCCTGATAGGGTGAGACGATCGTCACCTGGCGGTCAGGAAAATCCTGAGCGCGCAGCGCCGTGGTGGAGGCTGCGATAACAAGCAGACCGGCCAGCGCAGCAGCAGCGGAGCGTTTCGGCTTCATCATCGAACCGGGCACCGTCAAGGCAGGACGGGTGCCTCGGGCAGGAAGCCCGGCACATAAATCTTGTCCGCCGTGAGCTTCTCGCCAGCAACCTCGATGTTCTTATTGATGAAGTCGACTGTGTTCTTCATCCGCTCCGGCGAGACGTAACCATAACCATGTTTCTTGACGTCCTCGGACAACGCGACACGCCTGAGAATATCGATCTCCTCGCGCACGATCTGCGGATCCAGTGCCTTGACATACTGCAACTGGATCTTCACCGCCTCGTCCGGATTGTCCAGGGTGTATTTCCATCCGCGTAGCGACGCTCGGACAAACTTCTTCACCACCTCGGGATTGGCCTTCAGAAACTCGTCCTGCACGCCGATGGAATTGGCGTAGATCTCAAGCCCGAAATCGCCGGCGAACAGACAGACCGGCTTTGAGTCGGGCACCGCCCGCCTGATCGCCGGCTCGCTCATCACGAACAGGTCGATGGCCTGCACCTTATGCGTCACCAGCATCGGCACCCGTGACGCGGCATCGATATTGACGACCTTCATAGTCTTGCTGTCCACGCCGTTCATTTCCATGAAGGCCGCCCAGATCTTGGGAACGAACGACGCCGTGCTCGATCCCAGTTCGATATTGGCGAGCTTCTTCGGGCTGTCGATATCCGCGCCGGGGCTGAGGCTGAAGATGCAGTATGGCGGCTTTTGATAGTTCGCGGCGACGATCTTGACGGCCGATGCGTTGCCACCGGCGGCGACAAGACTGGGAACGTCGATGAAGCCGAACTCGGTGGTGCCGGTCGCGACGGAGCGGATCGCATCCGCCGTGCCCTTGGACGGCAGGATCGTCACGTTCAGCCCTTCTTCCTTGTAGTAGCCCTTGCCGAGGGCGACGTACCACGGCGCATGGCGGCCGAGGCTGATGAAATCCAGCACGAATTTCACGTCGCGCTCCTGAGCCTGCGCCGCAAACGGCAGCAGCGCGAGAGCCACCACACCCAAAATCGTCAACCGCCTGATCATTCGCACGCCCCTCGCTCACACATGATTTGAAGAAACCCCGATTGGGAAACCCACTGCGGCGCCATGAACCGGGCCGCTAAATTGACACATGAGATATCATAAGATATTTCACATGAAAGTACACCGGTTTCTCGAGCGTAACCTGGGCGAGGCGCGCCGGACCGTTACGGTCCGGCAAAAGCTGCAAGCTCCAGGGGCAAGTTTCGGGCCAGCCACGGCACGCCATGATGCGGAGTTGACGAGCAAGCAATGCCATTTGGATCGGTCAGAAACGTCAGAAAAGTCTTTGCGGTGACCGAAAGCCGGTCGCACAAACAGGAGCCGGTCGTCGCGCTGGACGACACCAGTTTTGAATTCGAGGAGGGAGAACTGATCTCCTTTCTCGGGCCGAGCGGATGCGGAAAGACGACACTGCTCCGGATCATCGCCGGTCTGATCCCGAAGACGTCGGGAACGGTGACGATCGGCGGACAGGATGTGGAGCAGCCGATCGGCAACTATGGCTTTGTGTTCCAGAGCCCCAGCCTGATGCCGTGGCGCAGCGTGATCGACAACGTGCTGTTTCCGATCGAGATCCTCAAGCAGCGCGATGCCGCCGCACGCCGGTATGCCGGTGAGCTGCTGGAGTTGGTCGGGCTTTCGGCCTTTGCCGGCTCTCGACCGCACCAGCTGTCGGGCGGCATGCAGCAAAGAGTCGCGCTGTGTCGCGCACTGGTTCATCGCCCCAAGCTTCTGCTGATGGATGAGCCGTTCGGCGCCCTCGACGAACTGACGCGGCTCGACATGAACGATCTGCTGCTGCGCATCCGAAAAGAGACGAACGCCACCGTGCTGTTCGTCACCCATTCCATCACCGAGGCGGTTTACGTGTCCGACAAGGTTCTTGTATTCAGCAAACGACCGGCCCGCGTGGCCAGGGAAATCCAGATCGACCTGCCCTACCCACGCTCGCAGAAAACACGCTTCACCAGCACATTCGTCCGCCTCGAACGCGAGGCCAGCGAAGCCCTGGGTGTCCTTCCGCCGGAAACGACTGTCGAAGGCGATGCAGCATGAACAGCCAATCGATCTCGCGCGCCGCCTACCCCATCGCCGGCGTCATTCTGATCATTGTGATCTGGGTGCTGGCCTGCCGTATCGGCAACCTGGCGACCGTCGTGCTTCCGACACCGGACAAGGTGCTGAACTCGCTGATCAGCCACAGCGGGCTGCTGATCAGCGAAGGCTGGATCACGCTGAAGGAAACGCTCGGCGGTTTTCTGCTCGCCATGCTGATCGGCCTGCCGATCGCAGTCGCGATCGCCAATTCGCGGCCGCTCAATCTGATGTTCTATCCCCTGCTGGTGGCGTTGCAGTCCGTGCCAAAGGTTGCGCTCGCGCCGATCGTGATGATCTGGCTGGGCACCGGGATCGAATCCAAGCTGGCGATCGTCTGGCTGGTGGCGTTTTTCCCGATTATCGTCGACACCACCGCAGGTCTGCGATCGACGCCGAAGGAGTTGCTGGAGCTGGCCCAGAGCCTGCGCGCCTCCCGCCTGCAAATCCTGCTGAAGGTGCAGTTTCCGGCGGCGCTTCCCTTTGTTTTTACCGGAGCGAAGGTTGCCATGACCCTGGCAGTGATCGGCGCGGTGATCGGAGAGTTCGTCAGTTCGAGCGAGGGACTGGGGTTCCTGCTGCTCAGCGCGACCTCGCAGCTCGATACACCGCTGGCGTTTGCCGCGCTGTTTGCACTCTCCATGCTTGGCGTGCTGGCATATCTGATGGTCGAGCTGGTGGAAATACTGGCCAAACCCTGGCTGCCGCCGACGGCACAGAAGCACTAGTAGCAGCACAACTCGTCAGAAGGTCACGACCTCATGCGCGCAAACTTTGACTTTAACGGCGGAGTGATCGCCATCACCGGCGGAGCCAATGGGATCGGCCGCGCGCTGGCCCGATCCGCCGCCGCCGCCGGGAGCCAGGTGGTTGTTCTCGACGTCGACCATGCCGGGCTGGAAGGCGTGACAGCTGAGCATCCGAACATCTCCGCAATGTTTCTCGACGTCGGCGACCGCGCCGCGGTGATCTCCGCTTTCAAAGGAATCGCGCAGAAGTTCGGGAAGATCGACGGACTTGTGTGCGGCGCTGCGATCCAGCCCCGCACGTCGGTCCACGACATGGATCCCGATGAGTGGCATCGGGTGCTGAGGATCAATCTCGACGGCGTGGTCTGGTGCTATCAGGCTGTGATCGGCGGCATGATTGGCCGCCGCAGCGGCAGTATCGTCGCCTTCACCTCGGGCCTCGCGCATCAGGGCTGGCCGCAGGCCTCCGCCTATGCCGCAAGTAAGGCCGCGCTGATCGCCTTTGTCAAAAGCGCGGCCAAGGAAATCGCCGATCATCGCGTCCGTTTCAACATCATCGCCCCCGGCGTCATCGACACACCGCAATATCGCGCCGCAAACGCGGGACAAGACAACGAACGCTGGAAGGCGTCGACCGGCATCGGCGAGCCCGAAGACGTGGTCGGCCCGCTGATGTTCCTGTTGTCCGACGCCGCGTCCATGACCGCCTCACTGCTGAGCCGCGACACGGCCTATCCAGCCTCTGAAGCCGCATCAAAAGAGCTGCCATGAAGCCCATTCTTATTGTCGGGGCCGGACCGGTCGGCCTGACCACCGCCCTCGCGCTCGATTTCTACGGCCTCCCGTATCAACTGTTCGAGGAGGATGGCAGCCTCTCCAGCGACACCAAGGCCGGGACCATTCTGACCCGGACGCTGGAAGCATTCCGGCGCTATGGCGTGTCCGGCCAGGTGCTATCCAAGGCCTTGCGGGTCGACGAGATCGGCGATGTGGAGCGTTCGACCAACACTGCGCGGCCGTCGGTGCGCACCGACTTGCTGGCGCTGGAAACTCGTTATCCGTTCGTCATCAACCTGCCGCAGCATCACCTTGAACCGATCCTGCATCGGGCGATCGAAGACAAGTCGCCGGGCCACACTCACCTGCAGCACAAGCTCACGACGTTTACCGCGGCGACGGATTCGGTCAGTGCGACATTCGACACGCCCGACGGTCCACGCACGATCGAAGGTTCCTATCTGCTGGCCTGCGACGGCGGGC is drawn from Bradyrhizobium prioriisuperbiae and contains these coding sequences:
- a CDS encoding GntR family transcriptional regulator — encoded protein: MAKAQKSKATVKARAGKKPERDGAGASLTEQAYQAIKEKVITLYFLPGQYLNEGAICKLLNLGRTPVHQALQRLQLEGLIDVVPRKGVIIQPDSISQILEFLDARLAVEGEIARLAAIRATEADARELQQILDDHSRADAGASAIDAFVECDRAFHTRISELSGNRALGDFAKSLHERCTRSWYLHLWQTLDTAGSDKQHRRILKAIKAQDGDGAAKAMRDHLTILRERVANLQNSTARGMWHGNRARHDISG
- a CDS encoding amidohydrolase family protein; this encodes MKIDLDVHTHLIPVHDGALSRFDGVVWDSDTQKLSIDGHAVGIKSLFHVKQLLAWMDAHDVAHAWVSIPPPAYRPHLPADEAAAWIRALNDGLATMVSKHAPRLSPLLHLPVEHPSIAVETAAAAIAQGHVRFSMSAGGVERVLSAPDYHPLWQALHAASGFLFLHPGEGCDPRLDAFYLHNLLGNPMETAIAASHLVFAGVLEQYPDMTICLAHAGGATAMLAARWEQGHATARPGLDPKREAPGRALRRFCVDCIAHDAEALELAGYVFGEDKILFGSDWPFPMGLLEPRRQLSGVTPTQLKAIWCDNPQSLDRK
- a CDS encoding tripartite tricarboxylate transporter substrate binding protein gives rise to the protein MMKPKRSAAAALAGLLVIAASTTALRAQDFPDRQVTIVSPYQAGGTSDIIARLLAKKLGETWRQPVVVDNRPGANGGIGVNAVVRAPADGHTLLAIASSALVLNPLLYRNLGYETLRDLAPITRTGFVPNVIVVNPAVPAADLKALIALAKARPGTLNFASQGIGSNGHLTGLMFAQRAGVDIVHIPYKGSMPAVTDLVGGQVQLMFDNLPTVLEQVRAGQLRALAVTTTRRTPLLPDVPTVDEAALPGFDSSAWFAVLVAKGTPERLRAAIEQAVVGALNDPEVRQKLAAAGISVTGEGSAELARRIEVETAAWKDVIGKAGLKID
- a CDS encoding ABC transporter substrate-binding protein; protein product: MIRRLTILGVVALALLPFAAQAQERDVKFVLDFISLGRHAPWYVALGKGYYKEEGLNVTILPSKGTADAIRSVATGTTEFGFIDVPSLVAAGGNASAVKIVAANYQKPPYCIFSLSPGADIDSPKKLANIELGSSTASFVPKIWAAFMEMNGVDSKTMKVVNIDAASRVPMLVTHKVQAIDLFVMSEPAIRRAVPDSKPVCLFAGDFGLEIYANSIGVQDEFLKANPEVVKKFVRASLRGWKYTLDNPDEAVKIQLQYVKALDPQIVREEIDILRRVALSEDVKKHGYGYVSPERMKNTVDFINKNIEVAGEKLTADKIYVPGFLPEAPVLP
- a CDS encoding ABC transporter ATP-binding protein, translated to MPFGSVRNVRKVFAVTESRSHKQEPVVALDDTSFEFEEGELISFLGPSGCGKTTLLRIIAGLIPKTSGTVTIGGQDVEQPIGNYGFVFQSPSLMPWRSVIDNVLFPIEILKQRDAAARRYAGELLELVGLSAFAGSRPHQLSGGMQQRVALCRALVHRPKLLLMDEPFGALDELTRLDMNDLLLRIRKETNATVLFVTHSITEAVYVSDKVLVFSKRPARVAREIQIDLPYPRSQKTRFTSTFVRLEREASEALGVLPPETTVEGDAA
- a CDS encoding ABC transporter permease, whose protein sequence is MNSQSISRAAYPIAGVILIIVIWVLACRIGNLATVVLPTPDKVLNSLISHSGLLISEGWITLKETLGGFLLAMLIGLPIAVAIANSRPLNLMFYPLLVALQSVPKVALAPIVMIWLGTGIESKLAIVWLVAFFPIIVDTTAGLRSTPKELLELAQSLRASRLQILLKVQFPAALPFVFTGAKVAMTLAVIGAVIGEFVSSSEGLGFLLLSATSQLDTPLAFAALFALSMLGVLAYLMVELVEILAKPWLPPTAQKH
- a CDS encoding SDR family NAD(P)-dependent oxidoreductase, which produces MRANFDFNGGVIAITGGANGIGRALARSAAAAGSQVVVLDVDHAGLEGVTAEHPNISAMFLDVGDRAAVISAFKGIAQKFGKIDGLVCGAAIQPRTSVHDMDPDEWHRVLRINLDGVVWCYQAVIGGMIGRRSGSIVAFTSGLAHQGWPQASAYAASKAALIAFVKSAAKEIADHRVRFNIIAPGVIDTPQYRAANAGQDNERWKASTGIGEPEDVVGPLMFLLSDAASMTASLLSRDTAYPASEAASKELP